Part of the Lebetimonas natsushimae genome is shown below.
TACATTTTTTTAAGAGTCTCTTCATCTACTTTATAATTTCCCTCGGCATGGGCTATAGGAATATTTATAATATCCCCCACTTCAAAATTTTGTAAAAATTTATTGTTATTATCAATTACTTTTAAATGATGAAATTTTGATATAAAATGCAAATTTTCATTTCTTGTCATTGCGCCTGGAAGTAAGTGTGACTCAAGTAAAATTTGAAACCCGTTACAAATTCCTAAAACGTATCCACCTTTTTTTGCATATTCTGTAACATCCTGCATAATGGGAGAAAATCTCGCAATCGCTCCACTTCTTAAATAATCCCCATAACTGAAACCGCCAGGGAGCACCACTAAATCATAATCTTTTAATTTATCTGTATGCCATATAAATTCTGCTTTGGCCCCGATTCTTTCAAATGCCCATTTTGTGTCTCTGTCGCAGTTTGTTCCTGGAAAAACAACAACTCCTACTAACATTATTTTACCTCAATTTCATAATTTTCAATTACTGGGTTTGCAAGTAATTCGTCTGCCATTTTTTTTGCTTCTTCAATTGCTTTTTTTTTGTCTGCGGTATCAATATCTATTATAATCTGTTTTCCAACCCTTACATCTTTTACATCTGTAAATCCGAGAGTTTCAAGTGCATGTAATACCGCTTTTCCCTGAGGATCCAAAACTCCCTTTTTTAAATGAACATTTACAGCTATTTTCATTTTACTTCCTTTAATCTTTTTAATATTTCGGTATACGCTTCTTTTATATCACCTAAATCAAATCTAAAAAGGTCTTTATCCATTTTTTTTCCTGTTTTTTTGTCCCATAATCTGCAACTATCAGGTGTAATTTCATCAGCTAAAATTATATGCCCGTCTTTATCTTTTCCAAATTCCACTTTGAAATCTACTAATGTAAGTCCAATTTTATCAAAAAATTTAGTTAAAAATTCATTTATTTTTCTTCCATATTCTCTTAGAATATCAAGTTCTTTTCTGTCATTTACTAAATTAAGTATCATTGCATGGTCATCATTAATTAAAGGATCGTTTAAATCATCATTTTTATAATAAAATTCAACAATTGTAAATGGTAATTTCTCCCCTTCTTTAAGTCCCAATCTTTTTGATAAACTTCCCGCCGCAATATTTCTTACGACCACTTCTATAGGAATTATATCGACTTTTTTAACAAGCAATTTAGTACTATCTATCTGTTTAATTAAATGTGTCGGGATTCCTTCTTTTTCAAGAGCTTTGAAAATAAGAGTGGTAATTGCACAGTTTAATTCGCCTTTTCCGCTTTCACTTGCCGCTTTTTCTCCGTTAAAAGCCGTAAGTGAATCTTTAAATTCGCATATTACTTCATTTGGATTATCAGCTTCATAAATTTTTTTTGCTTTTCCTTCATATAAAAGTTTCATTTATTCTCCTTGTTT
Proteins encoded:
- the purQ gene encoding phosphoribosylformylglycinamidine synthase subunit PurQ, producing the protein MLVGVVVFPGTNCDRDTKWAFERIGAKAEFIWHTDKLKDYDLVVLPGGFSYGDYLRSGAIARFSPIMQDVTEYAKKGGYVLGICNGFQILLESHLLPGAMTRNENLHFISKFHHLKVIDNNNKFLQNFEVGDIINIPIAHAEGNYKVDEETLKKMYDNGQVLLKYCDKNGNELNPNGSIDSIAGICNENKNVFGLMPHPERAMESILGGVDGIKMLEGFLK
- the purS gene encoding phosphoribosylformylglycinamidine synthase subunit PurS; the encoded protein is MKIAVNVHLKKGVLDPQGKAVLHALETLGFTDVKDVRVGKQIIIDIDTADKKKAIEEAKKMADELLANPVIENYEIEVK
- the purC gene encoding phosphoribosylaminoimidazolesuccinocarboxamide synthase; amino-acid sequence: MKLLYEGKAKKIYEADNPNEVICEFKDSLTAFNGEKAASESGKGELNCAITTLIFKALEKEGIPTHLIKQIDSTKLLVKKVDIIPIEVVVRNIAAGSLSKRLGLKEGEKLPFTIVEFYYKNDDLNDPLINDDHAMILNLVNDRKELDILREYGRKINEFLTKFFDKIGLTLVDFKVEFGKDKDGHIILADEITPDSCRLWDKKTGKKMDKDLFRFDLGDIKEAYTEILKRLKEVK